In Halobacillus amylolyticus, the following proteins share a genomic window:
- the thiE gene encoding thiamine phosphate synthase — translation MNLQERLRKYLIMGSQNCQRDSVAILEEAIAGGITAFQFREKGPNALEGEEKLELGLKLRQLCRKHHVLFIVNDDSVLVEPLEADGIHVGQDDMDVEDLRSTFPNKIIGLSVSSEAEVRNSAIDVVDYLGAGPVFGTSTKVDAKAPVGVEWITSVKAMFPDMPLVGIGGITAQNSRSVLVAGADGVSVISAVTHADDVRSVVEQL, via the coding sequence ATGAATCTACAGGAGAGACTAAGGAAATACCTCATTATGGGCAGTCAAAATTGCCAGCGTGATTCTGTTGCGATTCTAGAAGAGGCGATTGCAGGTGGAATCACGGCCTTTCAATTTCGTGAAAAAGGGCCGAATGCGCTTGAGGGAGAGGAAAAGCTCGAACTTGGTTTGAAGTTACGCCAGCTTTGCCGGAAGCATCATGTGTTGTTTATTGTAAATGATGATAGCGTTTTGGTGGAACCATTAGAAGCGGATGGTATTCATGTCGGGCAAGACGATATGGACGTTGAGGATTTACGTTCGACTTTTCCTAATAAGATTATAGGATTATCGGTTTCTAGTGAAGCTGAGGTTAGGAATAGTGCAATAGATGTAGTAGATTATTTGGGAGCGGGTCCAGTATTCGGGACATCGACGAAGGTGGATGCCAAGGCGCCTGTTGGCGTGGAGTGGATTACGAGTGTGAAAGCGATGTTTCCCGATATGCCACTCGTTGGAATTGGCGGGATTACGGCCCAGAATTCTCGCTCTGTGTTGGTAGCGGGTGCTGATGGGGTATCTGTCATATCGGCGGTGACGCATGCTGATGATGTCCGCAGTGTAGTGGAGCAACTCTAG
- the qoxD gene encoding cytochrome aa3 quinol oxidase subunit IV, whose amino-acid sequence MAEHTKRIPVQHIVGFVLSIALTLLAVWAALGSNLSTTWIIVSIMVLAVIQAGIQLFMFMHMTESESRSGHVPWNMMFHGFVLAAIVVAGSLFTMSFGHDHNGGEHHQQEQLEQHEQHSGH is encoded by the coding sequence ATGGCAGAACATACAAAACGTATTCCTGTTCAACACATTGTTGGCTTCGTCTTGTCTATTGCCTTAACGCTGCTTGCCGTTTGGGCTGCACTTGGATCCAATTTGTCAACGACTTGGATCATCGTTTCGATCATGGTTCTAGCAGTCATTCAGGCTGGAATCCAGTTGTTCATGTTCATGCATATGACTGAATCCGAAAGCCGCAGCGGTCATGTACCATGGAACATGATGTTTCACGGTTTTGTTCTGGCGGCTATCGTAGTCGCTGGTTCTCTATTTACAATGTCGTTTGGCCATGACCATAATGGCGGTGAGCATCATCAACAAGAGCAACTAGAACAGCATGAGCAACATAGCGGCCATTAA
- the qoxC gene encoding cytochrome aa3 quinol oxidase subunit III: MSSHELKSGPLEYRTEQGQMNILGFWIFLGAEIVLFATLFATYAVLFGRTADAPLPGELFEPGIVLIMTFMLLTSSFTCGIAIHEMRRGSVKGLTTWLIITLLLGLGFLGFEIYEFIHYAHEGATLQSSAFWSSFFVLAGTHGLHVTLGIGWAILLLLQLAKRGLTPVTSRKVFIISLYWHFLDVVWIFIFTSVYLIGMVV; the protein is encoded by the coding sequence ATGAGTTCACATGAACTAAAATCCGGTCCGTTAGAATATCGCACGGAACAAGGGCAGATGAACATTCTCGGTTTTTGGATTTTCCTCGGTGCAGAAATTGTGCTGTTTGCCACACTCTTTGCTACCTATGCTGTCTTGTTCGGACGGACAGCTGATGCACCATTACCAGGGGAGCTGTTTGAACCAGGGATCGTGCTCATTATGACGTTTATGTTGCTCACAAGCTCCTTTACATGTGGTATTGCTATTCATGAAATGCGAAGGGGTTCCGTAAAAGGACTGACAACCTGGCTGATTATTACATTGCTCCTTGGCCTTGGGTTCCTTGGTTTTGAAATATATGAGTTCATTCATTATGCCCATGAAGGGGCTACATTACAATCGAGTGCCTTCTGGTCAAGCTTCTTCGTGCTGGCAGGTACACACGGCTTGCACGTGACGCTCGGAATTGGTTGGGCCATCCTTTTGTTATTACAACTTGCGAAACGTGGTCTGACTCCTGTTACCAGTCGAAAAGTCTTCATTATCAGCCTATATTGGCACTTCCTTGACGTCGTCTGGATCTTCATCTTTACAAGCGTTTATTTAATCGGGATGGTGGTTTAA
- the qoxB gene encoding cytochrome aa3 quinol oxidase subunit I — protein sequence MQLDEFFVTGEPLIYAGMVSIALVTAATIFILTYFKKWGWLWREWLTTVDHKKIGIMYLLSALAMLFRGGVDALMMRTQLAFPDMNFLNSQHYNEIFTTHGTVMIIFMAMPFLIGLMNVIVPLQIGARDVAFPYLNALSFWSFLFGAMLFNISFVIGGSPDAGWTSYTPLAGAAMSPGPGQNFYLLGLQLSGIGTLATGVNFMVTIIKMRAPGMKMFRMPIFTWSTLVTSFIIVFAFPILTVALALMTIDRIFGSQFFTLTGEGLPMMWANLFWMWGHPEVYIVILPAFGIFSEIIATFARKQLFGYKAMVWSMILIAGLSFLVWVHHFFTMGAGAFVNSVFSISTMLIAVPTGVKIFNWLATLYKSKIQFTVANLWALAFIPSFVIGGVTGVMLGMAAADYQFHNSYFLVAHFHYVLIAGTVFACFAGLVYWYPKMFGHKLNEKIGKLSFWFFLIGFHVCFFPQYFVGLDGMPRRVFTIIPEWMPLNVISTVGAFGMGIGFVIFVYNIYYSFRYSEREQTGDSWDGRTLEWATPTPVPFYNFATVPHIEDHDAFLDMKKKGKTTFEEDKLEPIHMPSNTGHPFIMMGIMFIASFGLVFEWLWMAIAGLIGVLIMMGIRSFDYDDGFHVEVDEIKRTERSARGL from the coding sequence ATGCAACTAGATGAGTTTTTTGTCACAGGTGAACCGCTTATTTATGCAGGGATGGTTTCCATCGCGCTCGTAACAGCGGCTACCATCTTTATCCTAACCTACTTTAAAAAGTGGGGTTGGCTGTGGCGTGAATGGTTGACCACCGTTGACCATAAAAAAATTGGAATCATGTATTTACTGAGTGCTCTTGCCATGCTGTTCCGTGGTGGTGTAGATGCACTGATGATGAGAACACAATTGGCTTTTCCAGACATGAATTTTCTAAATTCACAACACTATAATGAGATTTTCACAACCCACGGTACCGTTATGATCATCTTCATGGCCATGCCATTTTTAATCGGGCTAATGAACGTGATCGTACCGTTACAAATTGGTGCCCGAGACGTTGCTTTTCCATATTTAAACGCACTGAGTTTCTGGTCGTTTCTTTTTGGTGCCATGTTATTTAATATTTCGTTTGTTATCGGCGGGTCACCTGATGCGGGTTGGACCAGTTATACACCCCTCGCCGGTGCCGCGATGAGTCCCGGCCCTGGCCAGAACTTTTATTTACTAGGTTTGCAACTTTCAGGAATAGGAACATTGGCTACAGGTGTTAACTTTATGGTCACGATTATTAAAATGCGTGCTCCAGGCATGAAAATGTTTAGAATGCCGATTTTCACTTGGTCAACCCTAGTCACGTCCTTTATCATTGTCTTTGCCTTCCCTATTTTGACAGTTGCTTTAGCATTGATGACGATCGACAGAATTTTCGGTTCCCAATTCTTCACCTTGACAGGGGAAGGCTTGCCGATGATGTGGGCAAACTTATTCTGGATGTGGGGACACCCGGAAGTATATATTGTTATCCTACCGGCATTTGGTATCTTTTCAGAGATTATTGCCACATTCGCCCGCAAACAGCTGTTCGGTTATAAAGCTATGGTGTGGTCAATGATTTTGATTGCAGGATTAAGCTTTCTCGTATGGGTACACCACTTCTTTACAATGGGTGCCGGAGCGTTCGTTAACTCTGTATTCTCTATTTCTACTATGCTAATTGCTGTTCCAACCGGTGTGAAAATATTCAACTGGTTAGCTACATTATATAAATCTAAAATTCAATTTACCGTAGCGAATTTATGGGCACTCGCCTTTATCCCGAGTTTCGTTATCGGCGGCGTTACTGGTGTCATGCTAGGCATGGCCGCAGCAGACTATCAATTTCACAATTCTTATTTCTTAGTCGCTCACTTCCATTACGTTCTTATTGCCGGTACAGTATTTGCCTGTTTTGCAGGCCTTGTCTATTGGTACCCGAAGATGTTTGGACACAAGCTCAATGAGAAGATCGGTAAATTAAGCTTCTGGTTCTTTCTCATCGGCTTCCATGTTTGCTTCTTCCCGCAATATTTCGTGGGCTTAGATGGTATGCCGCGTCGGGTTTTCACAATCATCCCAGAATGGATGCCGCTTAACGTCATTTCTACTGTAGGTGCGTTCGGCATGGGGATTGGCTTTGTTATCTTCGTTTACAACATTTACTACAGTTTCCGTTACAGCGAACGTGAACAAACTGGCGATTCCTGGGATGGCAGAACACTTGAATGGGCCACTCCAACACCAGTACCTTTTTACAACTTCGCGACGGTTCCACACATTGAGGACCATGACGCCTTTTTAGATATGAAGAAAAAAGGCAAAACAACGTTTGAAGAGGATAAACTTGAACCGATTCATATGCCAAGTAATACAGGACATCCGTTCATCATGATGGGTATCATGTTTATCGCTAGTTTTGGTCTTGTCTTCGAGTGGTTGTGGATGGCTATCGCTGGTCTAATCGGTGTTCTAATAATGATGGGAATCCGGTCATTTGATTATGATGATGGATTTCATGTTGAAGTAGACGAAATTAAGCGTACTGAACGCTCGGCAAGGGGGTTATAA
- the thiM gene encoding hydroxyethylthiazole kinase, whose translation MVLDIISEVREKQPLIHNLTNQVVMNFSANGLLAFGGSPIMAMAKEDAAEIAKLSDGVLINIGTLAEAQVQSMIIAGKAANEKGIPVVIDPVGVAATTLRTKAFQRIAAEVQPTAIKGNAGELAHLVGMSLETKGVDSVDTDNADEITRKVANKFDTLAIVTGKVDVISDGEEMISNQTGHAWLSQVTGAGCLLGSILTACLSTTGTPLKQAYTAVKFYGLAAEQAASQPEVNGPGTFAAHFIDALAMDLSQLEGSSS comes from the coding sequence ATGGTTTTAGATATTATTTCCGAAGTGAGAGAGAAACAGCCGCTAATTCACAACTTAACGAACCAAGTTGTCATGAACTTTAGTGCCAATGGATTGTTGGCCTTTGGTGGCTCACCGATTATGGCGATGGCTAAGGAAGATGCAGCAGAGATAGCGAAATTGTCAGATGGTGTGTTGATAAATATCGGTACGTTAGCAGAGGCGCAGGTTCAATCAATGATTATAGCTGGGAAGGCAGCAAACGAGAAGGGGATTCCTGTCGTGATAGACCCTGTTGGTGTGGCGGCAACAACACTTCGTACGAAAGCTTTTCAGCGGATCGCTGCAGAAGTGCAGCCTACAGCCATTAAAGGAAATGCAGGCGAGCTAGCCCATCTTGTAGGGATGTCTTTGGAAACAAAAGGCGTCGATTCCGTCGATACAGACAATGCCGATGAGATCACTCGGAAAGTTGCTAATAAATTTGACACGCTAGCTATTGTGACGGGTAAAGTGGATGTGATTTCAGACGGGGAAGAGATGATCAGCAATCAAACAGGTCATGCCTGGCTGTCGCAAGTGACTGGGGCTGGTTGCTTACTCGGATCGATCTTGACAGCCTGCTTGTCAACGACAGGTACACCTCTGAAACAAGCTTATACAGCCGTTAAGTTTTATGGGCTAGCCGCAGAGCAGGCTGCCTCTCAACCTGAGGTAAATGGTCCAGGTACGTTTGCCGCTCATTTTATCGATGCGCTAGCTATGGATCTATCACAATTAGAGGGATCTTCTTCATGA
- a CDS encoding alpha/beta fold hydrolase: MSSIHLDDGTELYYEDVGEGKPILFLHGVWMSSRFFQKQLPYFRESYRVITLDLRGHGRSSHVSFGHTVATYARDVKQFVDKLKLKDITLLGWSMGAFVIWEYLHQFGQKNIKATVIVDELASDFKWDDFDIGAFDLPALTGMMRDIQTDQRGLLSGFIPLMFKDDIPKQEMEWMLEETTRLPASIASAILFDQSIIDCRPYLSSITVPTLLCFGKAEKLIPVAAGEHLHKEIANSRLELFENSCHCPFLEEPERFNNIVDSFIQTID, from the coding sequence ATGTCATCTATACATCTTGATGATGGTACAGAGCTGTATTATGAGGATGTTGGAGAAGGAAAGCCAATATTATTCCTTCATGGAGTTTGGATGAGTAGCCGTTTTTTTCAAAAGCAACTTCCCTACTTTCGTGAAAGTTATCGGGTGATAACTTTAGACCTGCGGGGGCACGGTCGATCCTCACATGTGAGTTTTGGGCATACAGTAGCCACTTACGCTCGGGATGTAAAGCAATTCGTTGATAAGCTTAAACTCAAGGATATAACTCTTTTAGGCTGGTCAATGGGCGCCTTTGTAATTTGGGAATACCTTCATCAATTTGGGCAAAAAAATATCAAAGCGACGGTTATCGTTGATGAATTGGCATCTGATTTTAAATGGGATGACTTCGATATTGGTGCATTTGACCTTCCTGCATTAACTGGCATGATGCGTGATATCCAAACAGATCAAAGAGGATTATTATCTGGGTTTATCCCCTTAATGTTTAAGGATGACATACCTAAACAAGAGATGGAGTGGATGCTCGAGGAAACAACGCGGCTTCCCGCTTCGATTGCAAGTGCAATTCTATTTGACCAATCAATAATCGACTGCCGGCCATACCTATCATCGATTACGGTACCTACTTTACTTTGCTTCGGCAAAGCTGAGAAACTTATTCCCGTCGCTGCAGGGGAACATTTGCACAAAGAAATTGCAAATTCCCGCTTAGAACTTTTTGAAAATAGCTGCCACTGCCCCTTTTTAGAAGAGCCCGAGCGGTTTAACAATATAGTAGATTCATTTATTCAAACTATTGACTGA